A single window of Triplophysa dalaica isolate WHDGS20190420 chromosome 14, ASM1584641v1, whole genome shotgun sequence DNA harbors:
- the LOC130435755 gene encoding dysbindin domain-containing protein 1-like gives MEAKAEDEAPSSEPIESKSRLDHISSEDSFHHPNGEKNYSTAASRNTGPLSSVSSLEVNFDLLDLTELTDVSDQEVSEVFVELEKDEHNDLPSSRHLMHHAVSMPSPSWRHCRKTQAAREQKHCRDAETLQD, from the exons ATGGAGGCAAAGGCAGAGGATGAAGCACCTAGCTCAG AGCCCATAGAGAGTAAGAGCCGGTTAGATCACATCAGCTCTGAAGATTCTTTCCACCATCCCAATGGGGAGAAAAATTACAGTACTGCAGCATCTCGGAATACAG GTCCTTTAAGCAGTGTGTCATCTCTCGAGGTGAACTTTGACCTGTTGGATCTGACAGAGCTCACTGATGTTTCTGACCAGGAAGTTTCCGAGGTTTTTGTTGAATTGGAAAAGGATGAGCACAATGACTTGCCATCAA GTCGGCACCTGATGCACCATGCTGTCTCCATGCCGTCTCCTTCCTGGAGACATTGCCGTAAAACACAGGCTGCCCGAGAACAAAAGCACTGCAGGGATGCTGAAACTTTACAAGACTGA